From Acidaminococcus timonensis, the proteins below share one genomic window:
- the speB gene encoding agmatinase, with the protein MLKNNVETFLACEAPYEDAKIVLFGAPFDSTTSFRPGARFGSSAIRHESFGLETYSPYQDKDLEDYDIFDSGDLELCFGSSEMALQDIEQRTATILRDGKLPFMLGGEHLVTLGAVRAVFKKYPDLEIIHFDAHTDLRDDYLGAKLSHACVLRRCWDLVGDGKIHQFCIRSGERAEWQFAKKHTDLHPFSFGTLQQLVEKLEKSGKPVYFTIDLDCLDPSVFPGTGTPEAGGVSFMQLLNALRLVARTNVVGTDVNELAPMLDASGTSTAVACKVVRELLLALCK; encoded by the coding sequence ATGCTGAAAAATAATGTGGAGACCTTCCTGGCCTGTGAAGCACCCTACGAGGATGCGAAAATCGTCCTGTTCGGGGCGCCCTTTGACTCCACTACCAGCTTCCGGCCCGGGGCCCGGTTCGGGTCTTCGGCCATCCGCCATGAAAGCTTCGGGCTGGAGACCTACAGTCCCTACCAGGATAAGGATCTGGAAGACTACGACATCTTCGACAGCGGCGATCTGGAGCTGTGCTTCGGCAGTTCCGAAATGGCCCTGCAGGACATCGAGCAGCGGACGGCCACCATTTTGCGGGACGGAAAGCTTCCCTTCATGCTGGGGGGCGAACACCTGGTGACATTGGGGGCCGTGCGGGCGGTCTTCAAGAAATATCCGGATCTGGAAATCATCCATTTCGATGCCCATACGGATCTGCGGGATGACTACCTGGGTGCCAAACTGAGCCATGCCTGTGTGCTGCGCCGGTGCTGGGACCTGGTGGGGGACGGGAAGATCCACCAGTTCTGCATCCGCAGCGGGGAACGGGCGGAATGGCAGTTCGCCAAGAAGCATACGGACCTGCATCCCTTCAGCTTCGGCACCTTGCAGCAGCTGGTGGAGAAGCTGGAAAAAAGCGGCAAGCCCGTGTATTTCACCATCGACCTGGACTGCCTGGATCCGTCCGTGTTCCCGGGCACCGGGACCCCGGAGGCCGGCGGCGTATCGTTCATGCAGCTGCTGAACGCATTGCGGCTGGTGGCCCGCACCAACGTGGTGGGCACCGACGTGAATGAACTGGCACCCATGCTGGACGCCAGCGGCACGTCCACGGCCGTGGCCTGCAAGGTGGTGCGCGAGCTGTTATTGGCGCTGTGCAAATAA